The nucleotide sequence CCGCCATGTCGGACACCGGCAGCTTCCACCTCCCGCCGCCGCCCTCTCCGTCGCCCCGACGCCAACACTTCCCGCAGCAGTCGCCCACGCCCTCCACAGCCATGCACGCGGCCGCCACCCGTCCCTACACCGCCGAGCGCCCGCAGGCCTCCGCGCCCTCCCACCGGGCCCCCAGCACACGACCGGGACCGCCCCCGAAGGTGACGGTCCCGGTCCTGCTGCTCGCTCTTGTCTGCTTCGCCGTGGGCATCTGGGCACTGACCCAGGCCTGACCGGCCTTCCTCACCAGGCCGGCGGCGGCCCGAACCCCTGCCCGGCGCCCGGTTCCTGACCCGCTGAACCCGCCGGACCCGCCGGACCAGCCGCACCCGCCGCCCGCCGCCTGGCCAGCAGCGTCCAGATCCCGAGCATCAGTACAAGCACGGTGCCCGCGCCGATCCCGGCGAACCCGACCAGCCGCATCGTCCCGTCGGGACCCGCCGCCCCCGCCGCGCTCCGCCCGTCCGTCGCCGCCTCACGGTCGTCGTCAGTCACCGCGAAGTCGCCCGCGGGACCCGCGTATCCAGGCCCGCTGGTGGCGTTGCCCTTCACGTTCGTCTCCAGCGTCAGCCCGTACGCCTTGTCGCCGAAGGTCTTGCCCACCTCGGGGCTGAGACTGACCCGCAGGTAGTACCAGCCGGCGAACCGCATGTCCTTGTCGCCCGAAGACGGGTCGAAGCGGTTCTCGTACGCCACCGGCGGCAGCGGCGGCAGCGACGTCGTCTTCTGCTTGCCGTCGTACGAGAGCGAGTCGCTGCTGTCGACGAGACCGCGCGCCGGGTTGTACAGCGCCACGGACAGCGCCCCGCCGACGTACCCCGTCCCGCCCGAACTGCCCAGGTCCACGCTGGTGAAGAGCTGCTGCCCCCAGTCGACCGGCACCCGGTAGAACAGCGACTGCCCCGGCTCGATCTTCGTCGCCCACTCGCCCCGCGTCAGCGACGTCGCGTCGGAGAAGCCGGCCCCGCCGGCGCGCTGCCTCGGTTCGGCGACAAGCGGCGCCGGGGAAGCGCTGGGCCAGTTCTCCGGCGGCCTGGTCGGTCCCGCCGCGCTGAGCCCCGGCTCAGCGACGTCGCGTATCTCCAGCTCCCACGGATCGTCGGCCGCGTCGTCCCCGCCGGTCCGCTCGATCACGACGTAGTACGTGCCGGCCTCCTGGCACAGCGGCGAGGTCGGGTCGACCGTCCGGTAGGCATAGGCGGCCAGCGGTCTGGGGTATTCCGTGGACGGCCCGAACTGGGCATTGTTGGAACTGCAGTTGATGCCGTCACGATTCTGCAGCGACACCTCGATCTTGTCCCCGTACGCGACCTTCGCACCGGCCCCCGGCACCGCCACGGCGGAGACGTACGCGTTGGTCTTCGCGTCCAGGTCGACGCGGTAGATGAGCTTGCCGTCCAGCCTGATCGTGTCGCGGTACGTGGACCCCGCCCGGATCGCCTTCGCGTCGCTCGTCGTGGCCGCCCCCGCGATCCGCTGCGCCCCGGGCTGGAAGGCGTACGAGCCCGGCCCGTCGGCCGCAGCCGCGGACTGACCCGGCAGCGCCGCCAGGAACAGTACGGCGCAGGCCCCGGCGCTGGCCGCTGTCGCACCCACCCGGCCGCGCGGACGCCCCGCCGGCCGCCGCCTCTTCAAGCGCTGCACGCGCCTCACGCGCCTCCCCCGTTCATCGCCCCGCGCACCGGTCACGGTGCCGGTCCATCCTGCACCGCCCGCACGTCACCTGGCACGGGTTTGCGCGCGCAAGGGCAGACCGCAAGGCACCCGGCCCCGGCAAGGCAGCACGAAGCCCCGGCCGCTCGGCGACCGGGGCTCGCATTCGACTATCGGGACTGCCGCGTCTCACACACCCGAACCTGCGGGCACGGAGTCGGTGGCCTCCGTCCACAGATCCTGCTCGGCGCGGTCCGCCTGGATCTGGCGGTACACGAGGAGCCCGCCGATGGCGGCCAGTGCGACCAGGAGAAGCTTCTTCACCGCGCGACCTCGTCTTTCCTTGACGTAGGAGTCTTCTGGCGCCCGACTATACACACCGACCGATACCGATCAGTGACCTGGCCGCCCGCCGACTCCCGGCCCTCAACCCGGCCCTCAACCCGGGCCTCAACTCGCGCCGCAACGAGGAGAAAGAACAGCCGGTCATAAGAACACGGAATGCAATCGGCCCGCACGGTACGGATACCGTGCGGGCCGAATGTCGCGGTGGGGCTACCAGGATTTGAACCTGGGGCCTCATCCTTATCAGGGATGCGCTCTAACCAACTGAGCTATAGCCCCGCGCTGCCCCTGAAGATTAGCGCACTTCACGGCCAGCCCCAAAATCGGTATCCGGTCCTCACTCGTCCTCGGCGAGGGTCAGCTCCACGCCGCCCACAAAGCCCGCCGAGAGGTTGTAGATGAACGATCCCAGCGTGGCCAGAGCCGTCGCGAGCACGACATCGATCACGGCGATGACGCCGGTGAAGATGAGCACGCGCGGCAGCGAGAGGAACGACTGGAGGTCGAACCCGTTGCCCTCGTTGGAACCGGTCGCCTCACTGATCGTGCCGCCGACGGTCGAGAAGACGCCCATCGCGTCCATGACCATCCACAGCACGGCGGCGGCGATGACCGTGCACACGCCGAGGGCGATGGAGAGCAGGAAGCTGACCTTCATCACCGACCACGGGTCGGCCTTGGCCACCCGCAGCCGCGCCTTGCGGGTGCGCGGTGTCGTACGCGCTCCCGTACGCGGCCTGCGTACCGCGGCCGGCGGCGCGGTGACAGGACCGGCCGATCCGACCGAGCCCACCGGACCGGCGGCCGCGGCGGGCCCCGCCGGCGCCGGCTGGGCGCCGCCGTGCCTGCCGGACTGACCGCCCGACGTCGGGGTCCCGCCCTGAGTCCCGCCCTGCGGCGCTGCGTACGCCTGCGGCGGGTGGTACGGCTGAGGTCCCGCCTGCTGCGACTGCTCAGCGCCGTACGTCTCGTACGGGGGCTGCTGCCCCCGACTGTCCGTCACCGTAACCCCCTGGGAGTCCGTGGCAGGGCCACGGGCACCGTTCGCTCCGGAAGCGGCCGACCCGGCGCCCGTGGCTCCACTCACGCTTTACTCCTCGTGCTCCCCGGCCGAAGGCTCCGTGCCCTCGACGGCATCGGCCGCTGTGGCCTCTTCGGTCCCCGGGTCATCGGTCCCGTCGACCTCTTCGGCCTCTCGGCCTGCCTCGGCGTTACGAGCGATACCGACGACGGCATCACGCTTGCCCAGGTTGATCAGTTGGACGCCCATGGTGTCACGGCCCGTCTCCCTGACTTCGTTGACTCGCGTGCGAATCACACCGCCGCTCAGCGTGATGGCGAGGATCTCATCCGTTTCCTCGGTCACCAGCGCTCCGACGAGAGACCCGCGGTCCTCCACAATCTTCGCAGCCTTGATGCCCAGGCCGCCACGGCCCTGGACGCGGTACTCCCGGATGGGGGTCCGCTTCGCGTACCCGCCGTCCGTCGCCGTGAAGACGAAGGTACCGGGCCTGACCACATTCATCGAGAGCAGTTCGTCTCCCTCACGGAAACTCATGCCCTTGACACCTGAGGTGGCACGGCCCATCGGCCGCAGGGCGTCGTCCGTCGCGGTGAACCTGATCGACTGCGCCTTACGGCTGATGAGCAGCAGATCGTCCTCGGCGGACACCAGCTCGGCGCCGATCAGCTCGTCGTCGCCACCCGCCTCCGTCTCCCGGAGGTTGATCGCGATGACACCCCCCGACCGCGGTGAATCGTAGTCCTTGAGCGAGGTCTTCTTGACCAGTCCCGCCTTGGTGGCCAGAACGAGATACGGGGCGGCCTCGTAATCCCGGATCGCGAGGATCTCCGCGATCTGCTCGTCCGGCTGGAAAGCGAGCAGATTGGCCACGTGCTGGCCGCGCGCCTCGCGTCCCGCGTCGGGCAGTTCGTACGCCTTCGCCCGGTAGACGCGGCCCTTGTTGGTGAAGAACAGCAGCCAGTGGTGGGTCGTCGACACGAAGAAGTGGTCGACGATGTCGTCCTCCTTCAGCTTCGTGCCCCGCACGCCCTTGCCGCCGCGCTTCTGCGAGCGGTAGTCGTCGGTCTTCGTACGCTTCACATAGCCGCCACGGCTGATCGTGACGACGATGTCCTCCTCGGCGATCAGGTCCTCGATGGACATGTCACCGTCGAAGGGCACCAGCTTGGAGCGCCGGTCGTCGCCGAACTTGTCGACGATGACGGCCAGCTCCTCGCTGACGATCTGCCGCTGCTTCTCCGGCGATGCCAGGATCGCGTTGTACTCGTTGATCTTGGCCTGAAGTTCGTCGTGCTCGGCGACGATCTTCTGCCGCTCCAGCGCGGCGAGCCGGCGCAGCTGCATCTCCAGGATCGCGTTGGCCTGGATCTCGTCGATCTCCAGCAGGCCCATCAGGCCCTCGCGCGCGGTCTCGACCGTGTCGCTGCGCCGGATCAGCGCGATGACCTCGTCGATCGCGTCGAGCGCCTTGAGCAGTCCACGCAGGATGTGCGCCCGCTCCTCGGCCTTGCGCAGCCGGAAGCGCGTACGGCGGACGATGACCTCGATCTGGTGCGTCACCCAGTGCCGGATGAACGCGTCCAGCGACAGGGTGCGCGGCACGCCGTCCACCAGCGCCAGCATGTTCGCGCTGAAGTTGCTCTGCAGATCGGTGTGCTTGTACAGGTTGTTCAGGACGACCTTGGCGACCGCGTCCCGCTTCAGGACGATGACCAGCCGCTGGCCGGTGCGCGACGACGTCTCGTCACGGACGTCGGCGATCCCGCCGACCTTGCCGTCCTTGACCAGGTCGGCAATCTTCTGGGCGAGATTGTCCGGGTTGGTCTGGTACGGCAGTTCGGTGACGACGAGACACTGCCGGTTCTGGATCTCCTCGACGGCGACAACCGCGCGCATCGTGATCGAGCCGCGGCCCGTGCGGTACGCGTCCTCGATGCCGTTGCGCCCCACGACCAGCGCGCCCGAGGGGAAGTCGGGGCCCTTGATGCGCTCGATCAGCGCGTCGAGCAGCTCCTCGTGACTGGCCTCGGGGTGCTCCAGCGCCCACTGCGCACCGGCCGCTACCTCGCGCAGATTGTGCGGCGGGATGTTGGTCGCCATCCCGACCGCGATCCCGGCGGAGCCGTTGACCAGCAGGTTCGGGAAACGGGCCGGCAGCACGACCGGCTCTTTGTTACGGCCGTCGTAGTTGTCGGTGAGGTCGACGGTCTCCTCGTCGATGTCCCTGACCATCTCCATGGACAGCGGCATCATCTTGCACTCGGTGTACCGCATGGCGGCGGCGGGGTCGTTGCCGGGAGAGCCGAAGTTGCCGTTGGAGTCCACCAGCGGCATCCGCATCGACCACGGCTGGGCCAGGCGCACCAGTGCGTCGTAGATCGACGAGTCACCGTGCGGGTGGTACGTACCCATGACGTCACCGACGACGCGGGCGCACTTGTAGAAGCCCTTCTCGGGCCGGTAGCCGCCGTCGTACATCGCGTACAGCACGCGGCGGTGCACGGGCTTGAGACCGTCCCGTACGTCCGGCAGCGCTCGCGAGACGATGACGGACATCGCGTAGTCGAGGTACGAGCGCTGCATCTCCGTCTCGAGCCCGACCGGCTCGACGCGCAGGGCCAGACCCTCCACCTGCACCGTCTCCGAGACGACAGGGGAGCCGGGCATACCGGGGGTCGGGCTCGCCGACGAGTCAGGCGTACCCGCCTCGTCGGCGTTGTCAGCGTTGTGGGGGGCGTTGTCGTCGGCCATTGCTGGTCAATGTTCCTTTCGGCCTTGTCGAATCCGTCAGCTGAGGCCGACTCAGATGTCGAGGAAGCGGACGTCCTTGGCGTTGCGCTGGATGAAGGAGCGCCGGGCCTCGACGTCCTCGCCCATCAGCACCGAGAACAGGTCGTCGGCCTGGGCCGCGTCGTCCAGGGTGACCTGGCCGAGCACCCGGTGGTCGATGTCCATCGTGGTGATCCGCAGTTCCTCTGCGTTCATCTCGCCCAGACCCTTGAAGCGCTGGATCGAGTTCTCGCGGACCCGCTTGCCGTTCTGCTTGCCCAGCTCGATCAGGGCGTCGCGCTCCCGGTCGGAGTAGGCGTACTCGAAGTCGTCCCTGCCCCAGCCGATCTTGTAGAGCGGCGGCCGGGAGAGATACACATGGCCGGCCTCGACCAGCGGGCGCATGAAGCGGAACAGGAACGTCAGCAGCAGCGTGTTGATGTGCTGTCCGTCGACGTCGGCGTCCGCCATCAGGATGATCTTGTGATAGCGGAGCTTCTCGATGTCGAAGTCCTCGTGCACACCCGTGCCGAAGGCCGAGATCAGCGCCTGCACCTCGGTGTTCTGCAGGATCTTGTCGATCCGCGCCTTCTCGACGTTCAGGATCTTGCCGCGGATGGGCAGGATCGCCTGGTACATCGGGTTACGGCCGGACTTCGCCGAGCCGCCGGCGGAGTCACCCTCGACGATGAAGATCTCGCACTTCGACGGGTCGTTGGACTGACAGTCGCTCAGCTTGCCGGGCAGCGAGGCGCTCTCCAGCAGCCCCTTACGACGGGTCAGGTCCCGCGCCTTACGGGCGGCGACCCGGGCCGTGGCGGCCTGGATCGACTTGCGGATGATGTCCGCCGCCTCGTTCGGGTTGCGGTCGAACCAGTCCGTCAGATGCTCGTGCACGATCTTCTGCACGAACGTCTTCGCCTCGGTGTTGCCGAGCTTGGTCTTCGTCTGGCCCTCGAACTGCGGCTCGCCCAGCTTCACCGAGATGATCGCCGTCAGACCCTCGCGGATGTCCTCGCCGGCGAGGTTGTCGTCCTTCTCGCGCAGGAACTTCTTCTCGCGCGCGTAGCGGTTGACCAGACCGGTCATCGCCGCGCGGAAGCCCTCTTCGTGCGTACCGCCCTCGTGCGTGTGGATCGTGTTGGCGAAGGAGTACACACCCTCGCTGTACTGCGCGTTCCACTGCATCGCGATCTCGACCGAGAGCAGCCGGTCCTTGTCCTCGGCCTCGATGTCGATGACCGTCGGGTGGATCAGCTCGCCCTTGCGGGAGTTCAGGTACTTCACGAAGTCGACGATGCCGCCCTCGTAGAAGTACGTCACCGTACGGGCCTGCTGCTCGGCAGCGGCCTCCTCGGCCGCCGCGTCGGCGCCCGCGACGTCCGCGGCCACCGCCGCCTTCGCCGACTCGCGCTCGTCCGTCAGCGTCAGCGTCAGGCCCTTGTTGAGGAAGGCCATCTCCTGGAAGCGGCGCGACAGCGTCTCGAACGAGTACTCGGTCGTCTCGAAGACGTCGGGGTCGGCCCAGAACGTGACGGTCGTGCCCGTCTCGTCCGTCTCCTCGTTCTGCGCCAGCGGAGCCGTCGGAACGCCGAGCTTGTAGTCCTGCGTCCAGCGGTGTCCCTCGGTCTTGACCTCGACGGACACCCGCGAGGACAGCGCGTTGACGACCGAGACACCGACGCCGTGCAGACCACCGGAGACGGCGTAGCCGCCGCCGCCGAACTTGCCGCCCGCGTGCAGCACCGTCAGCACGACCTCGACGGCCGGCTTGCCTTCGGACGGCACGATGCCGACGGGGATACCGCGGCCGTTGTCGATCACGCGCACCCCGCCGTCGGCGAGGATCGTCACGTCGATGGTGTCCGCGTGCCCGGCGAGCGCTTCGTCGACGGAGTTGTCGACGACCTCGTACACCAGGTGATGAAGGCCACGCTCACCGGTCGAGCCGATGTACATACCGGGCCGCTTGCGGACCGCGTCCAGCCCTTCCAGCACGGTGATCGCACTGGCGTTGTACGAGGCAGTCACCTCGCCGTGCTCGCCGGTCGCAGCGGACGGTGTCTTCTCATGGGGGTTGCCGGAATCGGCCACGAAGCGCCCTTTCTGGCACAGCGCAGGCCGTTCTCCGTGCAAGCGGGAGCGGCTGCGTCGTTCGGCTTGTGTCAGCATCTGTTGACGGTTCCCGCAAGCACAGCGGGATTTACCATCAGTCTACCGGTAGCGCCGACCCGAATGGGGGTTTGCGGGTACCTGAGTCCGCATGTGCCGCCCTGAATCAGCGCCCTCCGACTCCCCACATTCGGGAAGGGGCTCCAAGAGGCTCACACGGGCATTGAGCGCTTCGCACTGTCAACCTCTCGCCACGGTGAGGGACGCCTCAATCTTCCCGGGCGTCTTCCCAGGTCACACAGGGGTCGCCGGGCGAAGCCGACGGCGGTCGGAGGTCGGCGGGGCGGCAGGGCCGGCGGCCGGCTCAGCCGTACGTGTCGCCGGGGCCCTTGCTGCCCGGCGCGCGGAGCCGGCCGTAGCGCTGCGGCGGTCCCTGCGGGCCGAGCACCTTGATCACGCGTACGGTTCCGTGCCCCAGGTCCTCGTTCAGCCGGGCCACCAGCCGGGGCGTCAGCAGCCGCAGCTGCGTCGCCCAGGCCGTCGAGTCGCACTGCACGGTCAGGATCCGCTCGTCCTCGTCGTAGCGCTCCGGCACACAGTGGTTGGCCACGTCGTCCCCGACGATCTGCGGCCACCGGCCCATCACGCCGCCGACCGCGGCCGGGGTCTCCCAGCCGCGCTCCGTGATCAGCCGGTTGATCGCCGCGCCCAGCGGCAGCGGGTCACGCCCGTCCGCACGGGCCCCGGAGCGCAGCCCGCCGCCCCTGCGCGAATCCTTCTTCTGCTGGGCCGCCGCCCCACGGGCGCGTGCCTGCTCCTTCGCCGCGCGCAGCGCCACCCGCGCCAGGTCGACGCCGGACGACTCGGCGGGTGCGGGGGTCGCGGCCCCTCCGGGGCCGGGTCCTGCGGCCGGTCCGCTGCCCGGCTCGGGCAGCTCGGGCTCGCTCCTGCGGCCGCTCACGCGCGCTCCACGGTCCCGTCGGCGACCAGGAACCGGGTGCCCTTGAGCACTCCCGGCACGTCGTCGTCCACTGCGGCCGTCACCAGCACCTGCTCGCCCGGGACCACCAGCTCGGCCAGCCGCTCGCGCCGTTTGCTGTCCAGCTCGGCGAACACGTCGTCCAGCACCAGCACCGGCTCGTTCCCCTCGGCGCGCAGCAGGTCGTACGAGGCCAGCCGCAGTGCCAGCGCGTACGACCAGGACTCACCGTGGCTGGCGTACCCCTTGGCCGGCAGCCGCCCCAGCTTCAGCACGAGATCGTCACGGTGCGGGCCGATCAGCGTCACACCCCGCTCGAT is from Streptomyces sp. NBC_00370 and encodes:
- a CDS encoding DLW-39 family protein; translated protein: MKKLLLVALAAIGGLLVYRQIQADRAEQDLWTEATDSVPAGSGV
- a CDS encoding DUF3566 domain-containing protein, whose product is MTDSRGQQPPYETYGAEQSQQAGPQPYHPPQAYAAPQGGTQGGTPTSGGQSGRHGGAQPAPAGPAAAAGPVGSVGSAGPVTAPPAAVRRPRTGARTTPRTRKARLRVAKADPWSVMKVSFLLSIALGVCTVIAAAVLWMVMDAMGVFSTVGGTISEATGSNEGNGFDLQSFLSLPRVLIFTGVIAVIDVVLATALATLGSFIYNLSAGFVGGVELTLAEDE
- the gyrA gene encoding DNA gyrase subunit A gives rise to the protein MPGSPVVSETVQVEGLALRVEPVGLETEMQRSYLDYAMSVIVSRALPDVRDGLKPVHRRVLYAMYDGGYRPEKGFYKCARVVGDVMGTYHPHGDSSIYDALVRLAQPWSMRMPLVDSNGNFGSPGNDPAAAMRYTECKMMPLSMEMVRDIDEETVDLTDNYDGRNKEPVVLPARFPNLLVNGSAGIAVGMATNIPPHNLREVAAGAQWALEHPEASHEELLDALIERIKGPDFPSGALVVGRNGIEDAYRTGRGSITMRAVVAVEEIQNRQCLVVTELPYQTNPDNLAQKIADLVKDGKVGGIADVRDETSSRTGQRLVIVLKRDAVAKVVLNNLYKHTDLQSNFSANMLALVDGVPRTLSLDAFIRHWVTHQIEVIVRRTRFRLRKAEERAHILRGLLKALDAIDEVIALIRRSDTVETAREGLMGLLEIDEIQANAILEMQLRRLAALERQKIVAEHDELQAKINEYNAILASPEKQRQIVSEELAVIVDKFGDDRRSKLVPFDGDMSIEDLIAEEDIVVTISRGGYVKRTKTDDYRSQKRGGKGVRGTKLKEDDIVDHFFVSTTHHWLLFFTNKGRVYRAKAYELPDAGREARGQHVANLLAFQPDEQIAEILAIRDYEAAPYLVLATKAGLVKKTSLKDYDSPRSGGVIAINLRETEAGGDDELIGAELVSAEDDLLLISRKAQSIRFTATDDALRPMGRATSGVKGMSFREGDELLSMNVVRPGTFVFTATDGGYAKRTPIREYRVQGRGGLGIKAAKIVEDRGSLVGALVTEETDEILAITLSGGVIRTRVNEVRETGRDTMGVQLINLGKRDAVVGIARNAEAGREAEEVDGTDDPGTEEATAADAVEGTEPSAGEHEE
- the gyrB gene encoding DNA topoisomerase (ATP-hydrolyzing) subunit B → MLTQAERRSRSRLHGERPALCQKGRFVADSGNPHEKTPSAATGEHGEVTASYNASAITVLEGLDAVRKRPGMYIGSTGERGLHHLVYEVVDNSVDEALAGHADTIDVTILADGGVRVIDNGRGIPVGIVPSEGKPAVEVVLTVLHAGGKFGGGGYAVSGGLHGVGVSVVNALSSRVSVEVKTEGHRWTQDYKLGVPTAPLAQNEETDETGTTVTFWADPDVFETTEYSFETLSRRFQEMAFLNKGLTLTLTDERESAKAAVAADVAGADAAAEEAAAEQQARTVTYFYEGGIVDFVKYLNSRKGELIHPTVIDIEAEDKDRLLSVEIAMQWNAQYSEGVYSFANTIHTHEGGTHEEGFRAAMTGLVNRYAREKKFLREKDDNLAGEDIREGLTAIISVKLGEPQFEGQTKTKLGNTEAKTFVQKIVHEHLTDWFDRNPNEAADIIRKSIQAATARVAARKARDLTRRKGLLESASLPGKLSDCQSNDPSKCEIFIVEGDSAGGSAKSGRNPMYQAILPIRGKILNVEKARIDKILQNTEVQALISAFGTGVHEDFDIEKLRYHKIILMADADVDGQHINTLLLTFLFRFMRPLVEAGHVYLSRPPLYKIGWGRDDFEYAYSDRERDALIELGKQNGKRVRENSIQRFKGLGEMNAEELRITTMDIDHRVLGQVTLDDAAQADDLFSVLMGEDVEARRSFIQRNAKDVRFLDI
- a CDS encoding DUF721 domain-containing protein; its protein translation is MPEPGSGPAAGPGPGGAATPAPAESSGVDLARVALRAAKEQARARGAAAQQKKDSRRGGGLRSGARADGRDPLPLGAAINRLITERGWETPAAVGGVMGRWPQIVGDDVANHCVPERYDEDERILTVQCDSTAWATQLRLLTPRLVARLNEDLGHGTVRVIKVLGPQGPPQRYGRLRAPGSKGPGDTYG